A window of the Phaseolus vulgaris cultivar G19833 chromosome 5, P. vulgaris v2.0, whole genome shotgun sequence genome harbors these coding sequences:
- the LOC137835578 gene encoding ubiquitin carboxyl-terminal hydrolase 8, giving the protein MDCASEDSSDNSQRPDSHKDQRVYFVPHRWWKDAQDSMPADSDKKKGIAYASFPGSSYAGPMKIINTIFNSDLVFSLRREEDLQHIRENGEVGVSGRDFALVSGDMWLKALKWHSDSKNVAKDDKGFSATDSDMADVYPLQLRLSVQRETNSVGVRISKKDNAVELFKRACKMFSVDSDMLCIWDYSGQITFFMSDKTQIPVDCQRQSDQEILLELQVYGLSDSIRCREGKKDEMANFSGSASLKMNGSFDSANSDCMHANSLTFSLGPGEAGSLGLTGLQNLGNTCFMNSSLQCLAHTPKLVDYFLEDYVSEINHENPLGMNGEIALGFGDLLRKLWAPGASPVAPRVFKSKLARFAPQFSGFNQHDSQELLAFLLDGLHEDLNRVKCKPYVEVKDGDGRPDEEVADEYWHNHLARNDSVIVDVCQGQYKSTLVCPICRKVSVTFDPFMYLSLPLPSTTMRTMTITVVSGSGDKMSPLSPYTISVPKNGRFEDLTRALSIACSLGTDETLLVAEVYNNCIIRFLEDPTDSLSLIRDADKLVAYRFLKNNADGPLVVFINQHMEEQFVYGKQTLNWKAFGIPVVARFCNVTNGSDLRNLYLKWFHPFQNPIEEALENCLMSKETEVAEMEVTTPSLGSNVNKLDTPSDEGMEFYHTDEKGTIKNSKIPMNEPLAINGELKLFHVLVCWSEEQIKKYDTQLCSSLPEVFKSGFLAKRPQESVSLYKCLEAFLQEEPLGPEDMWYCPGCKKHRQASKKLDLWRLPEILVIHLKRFQYSRYLKNKLETCVDFPLDNLDLSAYISHGNGESYHYTLYAVSNHYGSMGGGHYTAFVHRGGDQWYDFDDSHVNPISKEKIKSSAAYVLFYRRNFEVST; this is encoded by the exons atggACTGTGCCTCCGAAGATAGCTCCGATAACTCTCAGCGACCAGACTCACATAAGGACCAGCGAGTCTATTTCGTTCCTCACAG GTGGTGGAAGGATGCTCAGGATTCAATGCCTGCGGATTCGGATAAGAAGAAGGGAATTGCGTATGCCTCTTTTCCTGGTTCGTCCTATGCTGGTCCTATGAAGATTATCAATACCATCTTCAACTCGGATCTTGTGTTCAGTCTTCGGAGAGAGGAGGATTTGCAGCACATTCGTGAAAATGGCGAAGTTGGTGTATCTGGACGGGATTTTGCTTTAGTATCTGGAGATATGTGGTTGAAGGCACTTAAGTG GCATAGTGATTCAAAAAATGTAGCGAAGGATGACAAAGGCTTTTCAGCCACTGACAGTGATATGGCAGATGTATATCCTTTACAACTCAGACTTTCTGTTCAGAGGGAAACAAATTCAGTTGGAGTAAGAATAAGCAAAAag GACAACGCAGTTGAGCTTTTTAAAAGAGCCTGCAAAATGTTCAGTGTGGATTCAGATATG TTATGCATTTGGGACTATTCAGGTCAGATAACATTTTTTATGAGTGACAAAACCCAGATCCCAGTTGACTGTCAAAGGCAGTCTGATCAGGAG ATTCTTTTGGAGTTGCAAGTTTATGGGTTGTCAGACTCAATTAGATGCAGGGAAGGGAAAAAAGATGAGATGGCAAATTTTTCTGGCAGTGCTTCACTGAAGATGAATGGCTCTTTTGACAGTGCGAATTCTGATTGTATGCATGCCAATTCTTTGACCTTCTCTTTAGGCCCCGGTGAAGCTGGTTCCTTGGGATTAACTGGATTACAAAACCTGGGAAATACTTGCTTCATGAACAGTTCCCTCCAATGCTTAGCACATACGCCAAAGCTCGTTGATTATTTTCTGGAAGATTATGTTAGTGAAATCAATCATGAAAACCCTTTGGGCATGAAT GGTGAGATAGCTTTAGGGTTTGGAGATTTACTCAGGAAGTTATGGGCACCTGGAGCAAGTCCTGTGGCACCAAGAGTATTCAAATCAAAACTTGCTAGATTTGCCCCCCAGTTCAGTGGGTTTAATCAGCATGATTCTCAA GAACTTCTTGCTTTTTTGTTGGATGGTCTTCATGAAGATCTGAATCGTGTTAAATGTAAGCCTTATGTTGAAGTAAAGGATGGAGATGGTCGACCAGATGAAGAGGTGGCTGATGAATATTGGCATAATCATTTGGCTCGCAATGATTCTGTCATTGTTGATGTATGCCAA GGTCAGTATAAATCAACATTAGTTTGTCCTATTTGTAGGAAGGTCTCTGTAACATTTGATCCGTTCATGTACTTGTCATTACCTCTACCTTCAACAACAATGCGGACAATGACTATAACTGTTGTTAGTGGCAGTGGTGATAAAATGTCTCCATTATCACCATATACTATTTCTGTTCCAAAAAATGGAAGATTTGAGGACCTGACCCGTGCTCTTAGCATTGCATGCTCTTTGGGGACTGATGAGACCTTATTAGTAGCTGag GTATACAACAATTGCATTATACGATTTCTTGAAGATCCTACCGATTCATTATCCTTAATAAGAGATGCTGACAAATTAGTTGCATAccgatttttgaaaaataatgcTGACGGCCCTTTGGTTGTCTTCATAAACCAGCACATGGAGGA GCAGTTTGTCTATGGGAAGCAAACTCTGAATTGGAAGGCCTTTGGAATTCCTGTTGTAGCTAGGTTTTGTAATGTTACAAATGGATCTGATCTCCGCAATTTGTATCTGAAATGGTTCCATCCATTTCAAAATCCAATTGAAGAGGCCTTAGAAAACTGTCTCATGTCTAAGGAAACTGAAGTTGCAGAAATGGAGGTCACAACTCCTAGTTTAGGTTCAAATGTGAATAAATTAGACACTCCTTCAGATGAAGGAATGGAGTTTTACCATACAGACGAAAAGGGGACTATCAAGAATTCCAAGATACCAATGAACGAGCCTCTAGCAATAAATGGAGAGTTGAAGCTATTTCACGTGCTTGTGTGTTGGTCAGAAGAACAGATTAAGAAATATGATACACAACTTTGTAGTTCATTGCCTGAGGTTTTCAAGTCTGGTTTTTTAGCAAAGAGACCTCAAGAGTCAGTTTCTCTATACAAGTGTCTTGAAGCATTCTTACAAGAAGAACCTCTTGGACCAGAAGACATGTG GTACTGTCCTGGCTGTAAAAAACATCGTCAAGCTAGTAAGAAGTTAGATCTTTGGAGACTGCCTGAAATTTTGGTCATTCATCTCAAGAGGTTTCAATACAGTCGGTACTTGAAAAACAAGCTAGAGACATGTGTTGACTTCCCCTTAGATAATCTCGACTTGTCAGCTTATATTAGCCACGGGAATGGTGAGTCTTACCATTACACACTTTATGCTGTCAGTAACCATTATGGAAGCATGGGAGGTGGGCACTATACTGCATTTGTCCAT CGAGGTGGTGATCAGTGGTATGACTTTGATGATAGTCATGTTAATCCCATCAGCAAGGAGAAGATAAAGTCTTCAGCTGCCTATGTTCTTTTCTACAGAAGAAATTTTGAAGTATCAACATAA
- the LOC137834380 gene encoding protein MAIN-LIKE 1-like produces MVRTRGGGSSNLDRVRPTALVRRKRGGPSTSILNEHFEDYIEQEEVEVDDEGYPGGPLDKSLLVNYEHHVARQLWNGLDRGELKVVSHGRKINKLGEPHERIQAVVELSGLGGLLHASYESLDRGLLCAFVERWHAETNSFHLPVGEMTITLDDVSNLLHLPIVGHFYTQETLDSDSANDLLVESLRVDRALASEETRHCRGAHVRLSWLRYEDACSRRQWTVAARAYFLHLVGCTIFADKSATSLGDCSYANTKQLAGYATLLQGGIYEHFPSIGMRRMQALYSEDQSRCRLYDAGKGTSIIVVRSQLDILTPVSIRFCPYNEHREERPFEWISLFCGYLRLGNWRQLHMPECVLRQYGYTHIIPCNPSVLGHGHPDTNEMDRRWLHFNDYVINDYAIAPHPGACIQEYMAWFRSVSHLYVINTDEDDRPVPVPSDARDHEAVPSHPEE; encoded by the exons ATGGTGAGGACTAGAGGTGGAGGAAGTTCTAATTTGGACCGTGTGCGACCAACTGCATTGGTGAGAAGAAAACGAGGTGGCCCAAGTACGTCAATTCTAAATGAACACTTTGAAGATTATATTGAACAAGAAGAAGTTGAAGTGGATGATGAAGGCTATCCAGGAGGGCCATTGGATAAGTCCTTACTCGTTAATTATGAACATCATGTAGCCAGACAGTTGTGGAATGGTTTG GATCGTGGTGAGTTGAAGGTGGTTTCACATGGGAGGAAGATAAATAAGTTAGGAGAACCTCATGAACGCATACAAGCTGTTGTAGAATTGTCTGGCTTAGGTGGTTTGCTTCATGCTAGTTATGAGAGTTTAGACCGAGGACTGCTGTGTGCTTTTGTAGAGAGGTGGCATGCAGAGACAAACAGTTTTCACTTACCGGTTGGGGAGATGACCATCACTCTTGATGATGTGTCTAATTTGTTGCATTTACCCATTGTCGGTCATTTTTACACGCAGGAAACCTTAGATTCAGATTCGGCGAATGATTTATTGGTAGAATCCCTCCGTGTTGATCGTGCACTTGCATCTGAAGAAACAAGACACTGCCGGGGAGCTCATGTGCGCTTGAGTTGGCTAAGGTATGAAGACGCATGCTCAAGGAGGCAGTGGACTGTGGCTGCCAGAGCATACTTTCTTCACCTTGTCGGTTGCACTATTTTTGCGGACAAGAGTGCTACATCA CTAGGAGATTGTAGTTATGCAAACACTAAGCAACTAGCTGGTTATGCCACATTGTTGCAGGGGGGGATTTATGAGCACTTCCCGTCTATAGGGATGAGACGTATGCAAGCATTGTATTCTGAAGATCAATCTCGGTGTAGGTTGTATGATGCTGGAAAAGGTACTTCAATTATTGTTGTTCGATCACAGTTGGATATATTGACACCAGTTTCCATTCGGTTTTGTCCATACAACGAGCATAGGGAAGAACGTCCATTCGAGTGGATTTCCTTGTTCTGTGGTTATTTGAGGCTTGGAAATTGGAGACAGTTGCACATGCCAGAATGTGTTCTGCGTCAGTATGGCTATACACATATCATCCCTTGCAACCCATCTGTACTTGGACATGGTCATCCGGATACAAATGAAATGGATCGTCGATGGTTACATTTCAATGATTATGTCATAAATGACTATGCCATAGCACCTCATCCTGGCGCTTGCATTCAAGAGTACATGGCTTGGTTTAGATCTGTATCACATCTATATGTGATTAATACGGATGAGGATGACCGTCCTGTACCGGTACCCTCAGATGCACGTGATCACGAAGCAGTGCCAAGTCATCCTGAGGAGTGA
- the LOC137834381 gene encoding uncharacterized protein gives MGDLCFCWDSINKMIILQHNAIKASFQKNLHVVGHRFKVTTYKKLLGFVSKYALNLISEELDRVKSVGFDKSRCGCSLTCTHGLPCACQLASFGVGSIPLKSVHVMWTRLSFEDIATEESSSELSIDKEFEVIAKRFKELDVAGKVNIKSKLQEIAFPEKTSIYAPDHKVKTKGAVKMSRPTKFMRSTKQIPSYFKHVDFLHSQHNRCASKKSNEESLPEIVPAKCIPFLDQFPIGYHPYIVDVVDVKADGHCSYRVVAAQLGMGEKSWVVVRMNLLKELSE, from the coding sequence ATGGGGGATTTATGTTTCTGTTGGGATTCCATCAATAAGATGATTATTTTACAACATAATGCAATCAAAGCTTCATTCCAAAAGAATTTGCATGTGGTTGGACATCGGTTTAAGGTTACAACTTACAAAAAATTGTTAGGTTTTGTGTCTAAATATGCTTTGAACCTTATTTCGGAAGAGCTTGATAGGGTTAAATCAGTGGGGTTTGATAAAAGTAGGTGTGGATGTAGTCTTACATGTACTCATGGTCTTCCTTGTGCGTGTCAATTGGCTTCATTTGGTGTTGGTAGCATACCACTTAAATCAGTACATGTGATGTGGACTCGTTTAAGCTTTGAAGACATTGCAACTGAAGAATCTTCATCTGAGTTGTCAATTGATAAAGAGTTTGAGGTCATCGCGAAGCGGTTTAAAGAGTTGGATGTTGCAGGTAAGGTTAACATCAAAAGTAAATTGCAGGAGATTGCCTTTCCAGAGAAGACATCTATTTACGCACCAGATCATAAGGTGAAAACAAAAGGTGCTGTAAAGATGTCTCGTCCTACCAAATTCATGAGATCAACTAAGCAAATCCCTTCTTATTTTAAACATGTGGATTTCTTACACTCACAACATAATAGGTGCGCAAGCAAAAAATCTAATGAAGAAAGCTTACCAGAAATTGTACCAGCAAAATGTATTCCTTTCCTTGATCAGTTCCCTATAGGGTATCATCCATATATTGTTGATGTTGTTGACGTTAAGGCTGATGGCCATTGTAGCTACCGTGTTGTTGCTGCCCAATTGGGAATGGGAGAGAAGTCATGGGTTGTTGTTCGAatgaatttgttaaaagaacTAAGTGAATGA
- the LOC137834382 gene encoding uncharacterized protein: MDTIESYMGVLGEIDVWDGLDDVDLEQSISYNALDNEHKAHECSEAFSTNEVFRDRDELLEWARSVGYSYGFVIVILRSDTWTSQRGRMTYVLLGCERGGKYRRYKKEVDVSQTGSRKCECPFRLRGKPVKGGQGWMVELICGSHNHDLAETMVGHPYAGRLSIEEKVMVENMSKTSVKPRNILLTMKERNEKNVTTIKQVYNAITVHRRSQRGHRTEMFDFLRCILFTSSRKGKKKFWALDRLKGLFLRVDSCHRVVVCDRDVALMNAIRMVFPEAYNLLCRFHIDKNVKAKCKMLVHPREAWDQVMEVWGSVVDCDIVEAFEDRVNALRVVCSPWPIFVDYVMNTWLRPHKEKFVKAWIDKVMHLGNTTSNRVEAAH, encoded by the exons ATGGATACAATAGAGTCATACATGGGAGTTTTAGGGGAGATTGATGTGTGGGATGGATTAGATGATGTTGATCTAGAGCAGTCAATAAGTTATAACGCATTAGATAATGAACACAAGGCACATGAATGTAGTGAGGCATTTTCTACAAATGAG GTATTTCGTGATCGAGATGAGCTGTTAGAGTGGGCGAGAAGTGTTGGCTATAGTTATGGGTTTGTCATTGTTATATTAAGGTCAGATACATGGACGAGCCAACGAGGAAGGATGACCTATGTATTGTTAGGTTGTGAGAGAGGAGGTAAATATAGACGGTATAAAAAAGAAGTAGATGTCAGTCAAACTGGAAGTAGGAAGTGTGAGTGTCCTTTCAGATTGCGAGGCAAACCAGTCAAAGGTGGTCAAGGGTGGATGGTTGAATTAATTTGTGGTTCTCACAATCATGACTTGGCAGAGACAATGGTGGGTCATCCGTATGCTGGAAGGTTAAGTATAGAGGAAAAGGTTATGGTTGAGAATATGAGTAAAACTTCGGTGAAGCcaagaaatattttactaaccatgaaagagagaaatgagaagaatgTGACAACTATTAAGCAGGTTTATAATGCAATCACTGTTCACCGAAGATCACAAAGAGGTCATAGAACAGAAAT GTTTGACTTTCTCCGTTGCATTTTGTTTACTAGcagcagaaaaggaaaaaaaaaattttgggCCCTTGACAGACTTAAAGGGTTGTTTTTGAGAGTTGATTCATGCCATAGGGTGGTGGTATGTGATAGAGATGTTGCCTTAATGAATGCAATTAGAATGGTGTTTCCCGAAGCTTATAATTTGCTTTGTCGGtttcacattgataaaaatgtgaaagcaaaatgtaaaatgttggtGCATCCAAGAGAGGCATGGGATCAAGTAATGGAAGTGTGGGGATCTGTTGTGGATTGTGATATTGTTGAGGCCTTCGAAGATCGTGTCAATGCTCTTCGAGTTGTCTGTTCTCCATGGCCTATATTTGTTGATTATGTGATGAATACATGGTTACGTCcacataaagaaaaatttgtcaaGGCATGGATAGATAAGGTGATGCACTTAGGAAACACAACAAGTAACAGAGTTGAGGCGGCACACTAG
- the LOC137835579 gene encoding uncharacterized protein: MESQLHPKLNHLLCLFILTLSFAHAQATTFGYCADVNYDVKVSGVEITPDPVVRSRPVTFKISAATGEAIYGGKWVIIVAYFGFVVHKEIHDFCEEVSCPVATGSFVVAHTQKLPAFAPPGTYTVEMTLKNEKNKPLTCITFNLKIGWGFLVSNI, encoded by the exons ATGGAGTCTCAGCTTCACCCAAAGCTCAACCATCTTTTATGCTTATTCATCCTTACCCTTTCATTTGCCCACGCTCAAGCTACTACCTTCGGATACTGCG CTGATGTGAACTATGATGTAAAGGTGTCTGGAGTTGAAATCACACCAGACCCTGTTGTACGTTCTAGGCCTGTCACCTTTAAAATTTCAGCTGCTACTG GTGAAGCTATTTATGGAGGAAAGTGGGTAATTATAGTTGCATACTTTGGCTTTGTTGTCCATAAAGAAATCCATGATTTTTGTGAGGAAGTATCTTGTCCTGTTGCTACTGGCAGTTTTGTGGTTGCTCACACCCAAAAATTACCTGCATTTGCCCCACCG GGCACCTACACCGTGGAGATGAcactaaaaaatgaaaagaacaagCCATTAACATGCATCacctttaatttaaaaatcggTTGGGGATTTTTGGTGTCCAATATCTGA